From one Nonomuraea polychroma genomic stretch:
- a CDS encoding AfsR/SARP family transcriptional regulator, giving the protein MRFGILGQPAIWRHDQEIRLATRRSRAVLAHLLLSPARSASIESLIYAIYGDAPTKSARNQVHRGVGELRKYGVTIDVHDNVYRLEAAEDTIDAFVFMRLYDQARLLAGDRDHAGAATMLGEALALWRGSALSGLDSEAFLAEAAVWDERRLTAIEARIDADLALGRHREVIAELQQLADQHPLREAFCGQLMLALYRSQRGSEALQAFTDLEDRLREELGTDPSPALRDLRTRILRQDSALDLWTRIPPQDSSLDLGTWIPQQDSDSGAPVQRQNPGEPAPPPVPRQLPARSGALVGRDAELRRITDAMDDHGTCPVVVVTGPGGVGKTALCLEAAHRVAVRYPDGQLYADDLSEPGDVLAAFLTALGAAAGEIPDGMGARAALLRSLLAGRRVLIVLDGVSGARHIDSFVPGHPGCAVLVTSRSPLALLQGAVRVPVSALDRADARALLATGAGEERMAAEPDAADRIIDLCARLPVALHIAAARLATRPHWTLARLAERLADPAKILSELRHDGQSVVPTLMRGYEVLPAGPRSLIRRIGFYGSAEVTARTTAALADVPMDVAENMLEELAESHFMVTLRDGARFRCHELLLGFGAGRALAEDPEEDLRAAVQRALGGWLTLTDAAHTSMRGQDNSIPRGTAPRYQPRGAAAWSGEGAAWFDANLEAILAAVRRAVPFPETCWELAVAPLARYEAGSRFDEWLESHELALSSVRGAGNIRGEAALLYSLGYRSLLVGDYAGAARRLEEALRLFQHLADDHGRGLALRLLADLDRIRQEPAKARRTYEEAAEVLRRSGDPVGEADALGGLAMVLHSTGEEQASQECLERALVLCREGGSLRSEAQIRRGVAMHAARAGTPEEAYPELLQALEIATFIGDRVVLSDILLDLGTTRILLGDPRAAYDNLVTAEEIAKVAGVKRTALRARRARAFLNGNGEATRKPARDDH; this is encoded by the coding sequence ATGCGCTTTGGAATTCTGGGCCAACCGGCAATTTGGCGCCATGACCAGGAGATCAGGCTCGCCACTCGGCGGTCGCGCGCGGTGCTGGCACATCTGCTGCTGAGCCCGGCCCGCTCCGCCTCGATCGAGAGCCTCATCTACGCGATCTACGGGGACGCGCCCACGAAGAGCGCCAGGAACCAGGTGCACCGCGGCGTCGGTGAGCTCAGGAAGTACGGCGTCACCATCGACGTGCACGACAACGTCTACCGGCTGGAGGCGGCCGAGGACACCATCGACGCCTTCGTCTTCATGCGCTTATATGACCAGGCGCGGCTCTTGGCCGGCGATCGGGATCATGCGGGGGCGGCCACGATGCTGGGCGAGGCCCTGGCCTTGTGGCGCGGCTCGGCCCTGTCCGGCCTCGACAGCGAGGCGTTCCTCGCCGAGGCGGCGGTGTGGGACGAGCGCAGGCTCACCGCCATCGAGGCCCGCATCGACGCCGACCTCGCGCTCGGCCGGCACCGCGAGGTGATCGCAGAGCTGCAGCAGCTCGCCGACCAGCACCCGCTGCGGGAGGCCTTCTGCGGTCAGCTCATGCTCGCGTTATACCGGTCGCAGCGGGGCAGCGAGGCGCTGCAGGCCTTCACCGACCTGGAGGACCGGCTCAGGGAGGAGCTCGGCACCGATCCCAGCCCCGCGCTGCGGGACCTCAGGACACGCATCCTGCGCCAGGACTCCGCCCTCGACCTCTGGACGCGGATCCCGCCCCAGGACTCGTCCCTCGACCTCGGGACGTGGATCCCGCAGCAGGACTCCGACTCCGGCGCTCCGGTCCAGCGCCAGAACCCCGGCGAACCGGCGCCCCCGCCCGTGCCACGGCAGTTGCCCGCACGCTCGGGCGCCCTGGTGGGCAGGGATGCGGAGCTGCGGCGGATCACCGACGCGATGGACGACCACGGCACGTGTCCCGTGGTGGTGGTCACCGGGCCGGGCGGCGTCGGCAAGACCGCGCTGTGCCTGGAGGCCGCGCACCGCGTGGCCGTCCGGTACCCCGACGGTCAGCTCTACGCCGACGATCTGAGCGAGCCCGGCGACGTGCTGGCCGCGTTCCTGACCGCGCTCGGGGCCGCCGCCGGCGAGATCCCGGACGGCATGGGCGCGCGCGCCGCGCTGCTGCGCAGCCTGCTGGCCGGCCGCCGCGTGCTCATCGTGCTGGACGGCGTGAGCGGCGCCCGCCACATCGATTCCTTCGTGCCCGGGCATCCGGGCTGCGCCGTCCTCGTGACGAGCCGCTCACCGCTGGCCCTGCTGCAGGGCGCCGTCCGGGTACCCGTGTCCGCGCTGGATCGCGCCGACGCCCGCGCGCTGCTGGCCACGGGCGCCGGCGAGGAGCGGATGGCGGCCGAGCCGGACGCGGCGGACCGGATCATCGACCTGTGCGCCCGGCTGCCGGTGGCCCTGCACATCGCCGCGGCCAGGCTGGCCACCCGGCCCCACTGGACCCTCGCCCGCCTGGCCGAACGCCTCGCCGACCCGGCGAAGATCCTCAGCGAGCTGCGGCACGACGGCCAGAGCGTCGTCCCGACGTTGATGCGGGGCTACGAGGTGCTCCCCGCCGGACCACGCTCGCTGATCCGCAGGATCGGCTTCTACGGCAGCGCGGAGGTCACCGCCAGGACCACCGCGGCGCTCGCCGACGTCCCCATGGACGTGGCGGAGAACATGCTGGAAGAGCTGGCCGAGAGCCATTTCATGGTCACGCTGCGGGACGGCGCGCGGTTCCGCTGCCACGAGTTGCTGCTGGGCTTCGGAGCCGGCCGCGCGCTCGCCGAGGACCCGGAGGAGGACCTGCGGGCCGCCGTGCAACGCGCGCTCGGCGGCTGGCTGACGCTCACCGATGCCGCGCACACCTCGATGCGCGGCCAGGACAACTCCATCCCGCGCGGTACGGCCCCCCGCTACCAGCCGCGGGGAGCCGCCGCGTGGTCCGGTGAGGGAGCGGCCTGGTTCGACGCCAACCTCGAGGCGATACTGGCGGCCGTACGGCGGGCGGTCCCGTTCCCCGAGACGTGCTGGGAGCTGGCCGTCGCACCGCTCGCCCGCTACGAGGCGGGATCCCGCTTCGACGAATGGCTCGAGTCCCACGAGCTGGCCCTGTCCAGCGTCCGCGGCGCCGGGAACATCCGCGGCGAGGCGGCCCTGCTCTACTCCCTCGGCTATCGCTCACTGCTGGTCGGCGACTACGCCGGGGCGGCCCGCCGGCTGGAGGAGGCCTTGCGGCTGTTCCAGCACCTGGCCGACGACCACGGCCGCGGGCTGGCGCTGCGGTTGCTCGCCGACCTCGACCGGATCCGCCAGGAGCCGGCCAAGGCGCGCCGGACGTACGAGGAGGCCGCCGAGGTGCTGCGCAGGAGCGGGGACCCGGTGGGCGAGGCCGACGCGCTGGGCGGGCTCGCGATGGTGCTGCACAGCACGGGGGAGGAGCAGGCGTCCCAGGAGTGTCTGGAAAGGGCGCTCGTCCTGTGCCGCGAGGGCGGCAGCCTGCGCAGCGAGGCCCAGATCCGGCGCGGGGTGGCCATGCACGCCGCCCGGGCGGGCACACCGGAGGAGGCCTATCCCGAGCTGCTTCAGGCGTTGGAGATCGCCACGTTCATCGGCGACCGGGTCGTGCTGTCGGACATCCTGCTCGACCTCGGAACGACACGGATCCTGCTCGGTGACCCCAGGGCCGCCTACGACAACCTGGTCACCGCTGAGGAGATCGCGAAGGTCGCCGGCGTGAAGCGGACCGCCCTCCGGGCGCGGCGGGCCCGTGCCTTCCTCAACGGCAACGGCGAGGCAACCCGCAAACCGGCGCGCGACGACCACTAG
- a CDS encoding ABC transporter ATP-binding protein, with product MLEARNLTKRFGPVTAVSDASFAIRSGAITGFLGPNGAGKSTTLRLFLGLVQPTSGSALIDGKPIHEWPIPSLKVGAALDAQCVHPSRRAIDSVRWAARLAGVPTSHAEDLLERVGLSAVARQRTGKFSLGMRQRLALAIALVGDPEIVVLDEPMNGLDPEGIAWLKDLLRSLRDQGRTVLISSHLLAELEDLVDDLVVIAGGRIIGSGSATAFIDRFHPQTISVLSDKPEPLCAAVIEAGGEVLDMQGQRMEISGLTSIQLGEIARDAGIALLGLTEERSLKRAFTHATATITDIPGELG from the coding sequence ATGCTGGAAGCGCGGAACCTGACGAAACGGTTCGGTCCGGTCACGGCGGTCAGCGACGCCAGCTTCGCCATCCGGTCAGGCGCCATCACCGGCTTCCTGGGACCGAACGGCGCCGGCAAGTCGACGACGTTGCGTCTCTTCCTGGGTCTCGTGCAACCGACCTCGGGCTCCGCCCTCATCGACGGCAAGCCGATCCACGAATGGCCCATTCCCAGCCTCAAGGTGGGCGCCGCCCTGGACGCCCAGTGCGTCCATCCTTCCCGGCGGGCGATCGACAGCGTGCGGTGGGCGGCCAGGCTGGCCGGCGTGCCCACCTCCCACGCCGAGGACCTGCTGGAGCGGGTCGGGCTCAGCGCGGTGGCCCGTCAGCGCACGGGCAAGTTCTCCCTCGGCATGCGGCAGCGTCTCGCGCTGGCGATCGCGCTGGTCGGCGACCCCGAGATCGTGGTGCTGGACGAGCCGATGAACGGGCTCGACCCCGAAGGCATCGCGTGGCTGAAGGACCTGCTGCGCTCGCTCCGCGACCAGGGGCGTACGGTGCTCATCTCCAGCCACCTGCTGGCCGAGCTGGAAGATCTGGTGGACGACCTCGTGGTGATCGCGGGCGGAAGGATCATCGGCAGCGGCTCCGCCACCGCGTTCATCGATCGATTCCATCCGCAGACGATCAGCGTCCTGTCGGACAAGCCGGAACCGCTGTGCGCCGCCGTGATCGAGGCCGGCGGCGAGGTCCTCGACATGCAGGGCCAGCGCATGGAGATCAGCGGGCTGACCTCCATCCAGCTCGGCGAGATCGCTCGGGACGCGGGGATAGCGCTCTTGGGGCTCACGGAGGAGCGCAGCCTGAAGAGGGCCTTCACGCACGCGACCGCCACCATCACCGACATCCCCGGCGAGCTCGGCTAG
- a CDS encoding polysaccharide deacetylase family protein, whose protein sequence is MGRVVMMGVAIAIAVSAAGCSGQSARPTPSAVPASGVPADGGVVSLTFDDGLERQQQMARELTTRGMSGTFYVLSTRIQAAGYLSQAQLAQLSQAGHEIGGHTRTHARLPALHRDEQRREVCGDRSALEAMGFTPRSFAYPFHAVNAAAEAVVKECGYNSGRGQAGVAAERITPGDPYNLNTPLSIGARTTLAEIQQYVIAAEQRKSWAILVFHDYCDDCGPLGVKPKIFTDVLDWLKGRKVAVRTVGDVIGGDVRPVPPVKAPSIVINASLENYFGKDGVPDCWQLDGRSATATFSRVPGARTGRWAGRIQVAAGNPYRLRLAIKQDDGECAPKAGRLSVWYTSTVPVRFTLSTRTGDGAWSRWVDGPVFPAASTWRQATWTPRTAQAEGISFGLVLTAPGQATIDDFALR, encoded by the coding sequence GTGGGTCGTGTGGTGATGATGGGTGTGGCGATCGCCATTGCCGTGTCGGCCGCCGGGTGCAGCGGGCAGAGTGCCAGGCCCACTCCCAGCGCCGTACCGGCGAGCGGCGTGCCGGCGGACGGCGGCGTGGTCTCCCTGACGTTCGACGACGGTCTCGAGCGCCAGCAACAGATGGCGCGGGAGCTCACCACACGCGGCATGTCCGGCACCTTCTACGTCCTCAGCACCCGCATCCAGGCCGCCGGCTATCTCAGCCAGGCCCAGCTGGCGCAGCTGTCGCAGGCGGGGCACGAGATCGGCGGGCACACCCGCACGCACGCCAGGCTGCCGGCCTTACATCGCGACGAGCAGCGCAGGGAGGTGTGCGGCGACCGGTCGGCGCTGGAAGCGATGGGCTTCACCCCGAGATCGTTCGCCTACCCGTTCCACGCGGTCAACGCGGCGGCGGAGGCCGTGGTGAAGGAGTGCGGCTACAACAGCGGCCGGGGTCAGGCGGGTGTCGCCGCGGAGCGGATCACCCCGGGAGACCCGTACAACCTCAACACGCCGCTGTCGATCGGCGCGCGCACCACGCTTGCCGAGATCCAGCAGTACGTGATCGCGGCCGAGCAACGCAAGAGCTGGGCCATCCTCGTCTTCCACGACTACTGCGACGACTGCGGGCCTTTAGGGGTGAAGCCGAAAATCTTCACCGACGTCCTCGACTGGCTGAAGGGGCGGAAGGTCGCCGTCCGCACCGTCGGCGACGTCATCGGCGGCGACGTGCGGCCCGTGCCGCCGGTCAAGGCCCCGTCGATCGTGATCAACGCCTCGCTGGAGAACTACTTCGGTAAGGACGGGGTGCCGGACTGCTGGCAGCTGGACGGGAGGTCCGCGACGGCCACGTTCAGCCGGGTGCCAGGGGCGCGCACCGGGCGCTGGGCCGGCCGCATCCAAGTGGCGGCAGGCAACCCGTACAGGCTCAGGCTGGCGATCAAGCAGGATGACGGGGAGTGCGCGCCGAAGGCAGGCCGCCTGTCGGTCTGGTACACCTCGACCGTGCCGGTGCGGTTCACACTCAGCACGAGGACAGGTGACGGGGCGTGGTCGCGCTGGGTCGACGGCCCCGTCTTCCCCGCCGCCTCGACCTGGCGGCAGGCCACATGGACGCCCCGGACGGCGCAGGCCGAGGGCATCAGCTTCGGCCTGGTGCTCACCGCGCCCGGTCAGGCCACCATCGACGACTTCGCGCTGCGCTGA
- a CDS encoding glycosyltransferase family 4 protein produces the protein MKVLFCYRYGVIGGVSTQLLNRYTHFSAEFDIGVLYESDHGMVGHFPPGVARVAATDEAREAAIREAEPDVLVVIDSPSFLSAWQRAGSPGSLILEVHTTTTNLSYVSELAVRPDHIVTVSEYMRGKLSALGLSPISVVPNCLDERWYAETVPPALESSPVAWIGKLDGHKRWRAAADLLDRIATERPGVTPLMVGGYTAPASEVAALTTKLTGSPALGSARWLPRVDYELMPALYSAIGANGGLTVSTTTDESFGMSVAEALVRGCPVIAPAVGALPEILPEEALYAPGDSAAAAAKALQALSDPAFRASLLSTAQLVRERTHPEYALAAFANVLQRSAKSSMVA, from the coding sequence ATGAAGGTGTTGTTCTGCTACCGGTACGGGGTGATCGGCGGGGTGTCCACCCAGCTGCTCAACCGGTACACCCATTTCTCGGCCGAATTCGACATCGGCGTTCTCTACGAGTCCGATCACGGCATGGTCGGGCACTTCCCGCCGGGCGTGGCCCGGGTCGCGGCCACCGACGAAGCCCGCGAGGCCGCCATCAGGGAGGCGGAGCCGGACGTGCTCGTCGTGATCGACAGCCCCAGCTTCCTGTCCGCGTGGCAGCGCGCGGGCTCGCCCGGGTCGTTGATCCTCGAAGTCCACACGACGACGACCAACCTTTCCTACGTGAGTGAGCTGGCGGTCCGCCCCGACCACATCGTGACCGTCAGCGAGTACATGCGGGGGAAGCTGAGCGCGCTGGGTCTGTCCCCGATCAGCGTGGTCCCCAACTGCCTGGACGAGCGGTGGTACGCCGAGACCGTCCCGCCCGCGCTGGAGTCCTCACCGGTGGCCTGGATCGGCAAGCTGGACGGCCACAAGCGGTGGCGGGCCGCCGCCGACCTGCTCGACCGGATCGCCACCGAGCGCCCCGGCGTCACACCGCTCATGGTCGGCGGGTACACCGCCCCGGCGAGCGAGGTGGCCGCGCTGACCACCAAGCTCACCGGCTCGCCCGCCCTCGGCTCGGCCCGGTGGCTGCCGCGCGTCGACTACGAGCTGATGCCCGCGCTCTACTCGGCCATCGGGGCGAACGGCGGGCTGACGGTCTCGACGACGACTGACGAGTCGTTCGGCATGTCAGTCGCCGAGGCGTTGGTGCGCGGGTGTCCGGTGATCGCGCCCGCGGTCGGCGCACTCCCCGAGATCCTGCCTGAGGAGGCGCTCTACGCGCCGGGGGACTCGGCGGCCGCGGCGGCCAAGGCGCTCCAGGCGCTGTCGGATCCCGCCTTCCGCGCCTCCCTGCTGAGCACGGCTCAGCTGGTCAGGGAGCGCACGCATCCGGAGTACGCGCTGGCTGCCTTCGCGAACGTGCTTCAGCGCAGCGCGAAGTCGTCGATGGTGGCCTGA
- a CDS encoding methyltransferase domain-containing protein: protein MHLAYNGIDVDPETQALTRNRLHWLLDHLPPGRILDLGCSQGTLSVLAARRGDRVTGVDIEEEAIAFASGLAAELPADVAARLAFVRGDGACLGFPDASFDSAIAGELLEHVADPGVVLTELHRVLAPGGTLLASVPHGLMPHHDHHRTFYRAGLRRLLEPLFEVRELTVLDRHIAAVAVRRETPQGVPAFVLTQEEADFLQREERLEQQLQSLRDKLARANGLYRDVTAANAELKAQIGGSRAGQYVLDQLSALQDTVQRLSAGVADGAATERNELQESLRELTEERDRLRADLRIAETEIGLLREAAGTAKVERDRLLESIHGLSSGLEALRETAEAVTLQRDELRALVRAQAESLRTAEAAHRDVDAEHVTAQRGMRERIIELDTELQTQQAELARIRTVYNGERHRHELTQQRLAKSVTLESKLRQENERLRAKLETVTGRLADYRDQVTRIRSSRAWRMLSVYRQLRRPGRSNPTQLTRETRPATATGAPTRMVVRRPSPPARPAPAPQPAAAAPVPLEEFRDGLREWIARARAAEGDEVVLMFSGTTFVQEARGNRPIRLTRVYLDRDCPVFFNYYRWRDTDPLPSHPDPLLFQSPIDITPRLLDEVLSADFGGKRKLLFASFPHETMVRTLTHAASRGWVTIYDARDDWEEFAKIGMAKWYHPGYERYLVAHADVVTAVSAPLAKKMETLGGRKVSVNANALDPAFPTPTTPRRPDATRIGYFGHLTDKWFDWDLVLRTARTYPSHTFELAGHQNPDLRLPDNVRLLGLLGHRELAELSAEWALALIPFKNGALADAVDPIKVYEYLHLGLPVLTTYFPQCVDYPGVRVTESAAEFVAALPQVADSALDLEEIRSWLARNTWECRVDAYSELAERVVRKGREGLLTLLECR, encoded by the coding sequence GTGCATTTAGCCTATAACGGGATAGATGTCGATCCCGAAACCCAGGCCCTGACCAGGAACCGGCTGCACTGGCTCCTGGATCATCTCCCTCCGGGGCGGATCCTCGACCTGGGCTGCTCCCAGGGAACCCTGTCCGTCCTCGCCGCCCGCCGCGGCGACCGCGTGACGGGCGTCGACATCGAGGAAGAGGCCATCGCCTTCGCCTCGGGCCTGGCCGCCGAACTGCCCGCCGACGTGGCCGCGAGGCTCGCCTTCGTACGGGGCGACGGCGCGTGCCTCGGCTTCCCCGACGCGTCCTTCGACTCGGCGATCGCCGGAGAGCTGCTCGAGCACGTGGCCGACCCCGGGGTGGTCCTGACCGAGCTGCACCGGGTCCTGGCCCCGGGCGGGACGCTCCTGGCCTCCGTGCCTCACGGGCTGATGCCGCACCACGACCATCACCGCACCTTCTACCGCGCGGGCCTGCGCCGCCTGCTGGAACCGCTGTTCGAGGTCCGCGAGCTGACCGTCCTGGACCGGCACATCGCCGCGGTGGCCGTGCGGCGGGAGACGCCGCAGGGCGTGCCCGCCTTCGTGCTCACGCAAGAGGAGGCGGACTTCCTCCAGCGCGAGGAACGCCTGGAGCAGCAGCTTCAGAGCCTCCGCGACAAGCTGGCCCGGGCCAACGGCCTCTACCGCGACGTCACCGCGGCCAACGCCGAGCTGAAGGCGCAGATCGGCGGGAGCAGGGCCGGACAGTATGTCCTCGATCAGTTGTCCGCGCTGCAGGACACCGTCCAGCGGCTGTCCGCCGGCGTCGCCGACGGCGCGGCCACGGAGCGGAACGAGCTCCAGGAGTCGCTGCGCGAGCTGACCGAGGAGCGCGACCGGCTACGCGCCGACCTCCGCATCGCCGAGACGGAGATCGGCTTGCTCCGCGAGGCGGCCGGCACCGCCAAGGTGGAACGGGACAGGCTCCTGGAGTCGATTCACGGGCTGAGCTCCGGGCTGGAGGCACTGCGGGAGACGGCCGAAGCCGTGACGCTCCAGCGGGACGAGCTCCGCGCTCTCGTCCGGGCTCAGGCCGAGAGCCTGCGCACGGCCGAGGCCGCCCACCGCGACGTCGATGCCGAGCACGTGACGGCCCAGCGGGGCATGCGCGAGCGGATCATCGAGCTGGACACGGAGCTTCAGACGCAGCAGGCGGAGCTGGCCAGAATCCGTACCGTCTACAACGGCGAGCGGCACCGGCACGAGCTGACCCAGCAGCGCCTGGCCAAATCCGTCACCCTGGAGTCGAAGCTCCGGCAGGAGAACGAACGGTTACGGGCCAAACTGGAGACGGTGACCGGCCGGCTGGCGGACTACCGTGACCAGGTCACCAGGATCCGCTCGTCGCGAGCCTGGCGCATGTTGTCCGTCTACCGGCAGCTTCGCCGCCCCGGCCGGTCCAACCCCACGCAGCTCACCCGTGAGACCCGGCCCGCGACCGCGACCGGCGCCCCGACCCGCATGGTCGTCCGGCGCCCGTCGCCGCCCGCCCGCCCCGCCCCGGCGCCGCAGCCGGCGGCGGCCGCACCGGTGCCGCTGGAGGAGTTCAGGGACGGCCTGCGCGAGTGGATCGCACGGGCGAGGGCGGCCGAAGGCGACGAGGTGGTGCTGATGTTCTCGGGCACCACCTTCGTGCAGGAGGCCCGCGGCAACAGGCCCATCCGCCTGACGCGCGTCTACCTCGACCGCGACTGCCCGGTCTTCTTCAACTACTACCGCTGGCGCGACACCGACCCGCTCCCGTCGCACCCTGATCCGTTGTTGTTCCAGAGTCCGATCGACATCACGCCCCGGCTGCTCGACGAGGTGCTGAGCGCCGACTTCGGCGGCAAGCGGAAGTTGCTGTTCGCCTCGTTCCCGCACGAGACGATGGTGCGGACGCTGACGCACGCCGCCTCACGCGGCTGGGTGACCATCTACGACGCACGCGACGACTGGGAGGAGTTCGCCAAGATCGGCATGGCGAAGTGGTACCACCCCGGTTACGAGCGCTACCTCGTCGCCCACGCCGACGTGGTCACTGCGGTCTCCGCGCCGCTGGCCAAGAAGATGGAGACGCTGGGCGGGCGCAAGGTGAGCGTCAACGCAAACGCCCTCGATCCGGCCTTCCCCACCCCGACGACCCCGCGCCGGCCCGACGCCACCAGGATCGGCTACTTCGGGCACCTGACCGACAAGTGGTTCGACTGGGACCTGGTGCTCCGCACCGCCAGGACGTACCCCAGCCACACGTTCGAGCTGGCCGGCCACCAGAACCCCGACCTGCGGCTGCCGGACAACGTGCGCCTGCTCGGTCTGCTCGGCCATCGGGAGCTGGCCGAGCTGAGCGCCGAGTGGGCGCTGGCGCTGATCCCGTTCAAGAACGGCGCGCTGGCCGATGCCGTGGACCCGATCAAGGTCTACGAGTACCTCCATCTCGGCCTGCCGGTGCTGACCACCTACTTCCCGCAGTGCGTGGACTATCCGGGGGTGCGGGTCACCGAGTCCGCGGCCGAGTTCGTCGCCGCCCTCCCCCAGGTGGCCGACTCGGCCCTCGACCTCGAGGAGATCCGTTCCTGGCTGGCGCGCAACACCTGGGAGTGCCGGGTGGACGCGTACTCAGAGCTGGCCGAGCGGGTCGTGCGCAAGGGCCGCGAGGGTCTGCTGACGCTGCTGGAGTGCCGATGA
- a CDS encoding D-glucuronyl C5-epimerase family protein, with product MRKFIVALIALLALTGCTSSESAVARKTPSVAATQVPVGLINETVPGLRVNDELYVPLDVLGRRLGLTVSTGSDGVVRATYFEDETPLVKKHDPRGPWLHFATVDVTTWRRIAIGPDGIPVSTYDFGTFQYPVEVVQYGMENYSKWVATGDAKYRAKAETVARWLLEHQDAKGGWPVPFAYSYRDGLAGELRAGWYSGMAQGIGAAFLAKMHDKTGESRYGDAALRALGPMRTEVGEGGVLRRFEGRLDWFEEYPTPTPTHVLNGYLFALIGVYDVGELMDDEAAKEMFQRGLKTLDRVLPLYDLASRTTYDLLHYTRTTATPPNPARWSYHSLHVTQLSALNAITGGRYDPVEKRWLGYLDGKALPGN from the coding sequence TTGCGTAAGTTCATCGTCGCGCTGATCGCCCTGCTCGCTCTGACCGGTTGCACCTCGTCGGAGTCAGCCGTCGCGCGGAAGACCCCCTCGGTCGCGGCGACACAGGTTCCCGTCGGGCTCATCAACGAGACCGTGCCGGGATTGCGCGTCAACGACGAGCTCTACGTGCCGCTCGACGTACTGGGGAGACGGCTGGGACTGACCGTTTCCACGGGCTCCGACGGCGTCGTCCGGGCGACGTACTTCGAGGACGAGACGCCGCTGGTCAAGAAGCACGACCCGCGCGGGCCCTGGCTGCATTTCGCCACCGTGGACGTCACCACCTGGCGGCGCATCGCCATCGGGCCGGACGGGATCCCGGTGAGCACCTACGATTTCGGCACGTTCCAATACCCGGTCGAAGTCGTGCAATACGGCATGGAGAATTACAGCAAGTGGGTCGCCACGGGCGATGCGAAATACCGCGCCAAAGCCGAGACGGTGGCCCGCTGGTTGCTGGAGCATCAGGATGCCAAGGGCGGCTGGCCGGTGCCCTTCGCCTACTCCTATCGCGACGGGCTGGCCGGCGAGCTGCGCGCCGGCTGGTATTCGGGCATGGCCCAGGGCATCGGGGCTGCCTTCCTGGCCAAGATGCACGACAAGACGGGCGAGTCGCGCTACGGCGACGCCGCGCTGCGGGCACTCGGCCCCATGCGGACGGAGGTCGGGGAGGGCGGCGTGCTCCGCCGGTTCGAGGGCCGCCTCGACTGGTTCGAGGAGTACCCGACGCCGACCCCGACACATGTGCTCAACGGCTACCTGTTCGCCCTGATCGGCGTGTACGACGTCGGCGAGCTCATGGACGACGAGGCCGCGAAGGAGATGTTCCAGCGGGGGCTCAAGACCCTGGACCGGGTCCTCCCGCTCTACGATCTGGCATCCAGGACCACGTACGACCTGCTCCACTACACGCGGACGACGGCGACGCCGCCCAACCCCGCCCGCTGGAGTTACCACTCGTTGCACGTCACCCAGCTGTCGGCGCTGAACGCGATCACCGGTGGGCGTTACGACCCGGTCGAGAAGCGCTGGCTCGGATATCTCGACGGCAAGGCGCTCCCCGGCAATTAG
- a CDS encoding LCP family protein: protein MRRFRRLLWISLASLVVLGGLGTGGLFIYQASLDSDIVRLPAALPTSKEEEKQRPRPKPGFGETWLLVGTDRRADDATTGDGAKVALWQPGSQRTDTIMLAHLSEDRRHAAIVSIPRDSWVSIPGRGRAKINAAFSWGGPALLIKSIESLTGIRIDHYAAIDFKGFATAVDAVDGVDVEVAKTVRDTSSGVTWTAGRHHLNGEQALQFVRQRYNLPGGDFDRIKRQQALLKGLSDRVLSAGTLANPVKVDGLLRAITKSVTVDDGVTLDLLRSRLVDLAGLEASGFLTMPTRGTGTEGQQSVVYLDDRKTRALCEAIKNDRVREYVKRTGQANAVDTVR from the coding sequence ATGCGCCGCTTCCGTCGCCTGCTGTGGATATCCCTGGCTTCCCTGGTGGTGCTGGGAGGGCTCGGCACCGGCGGTCTCTTCATCTATCAGGCCAGTCTCGACAGCGACATCGTCCGGTTACCCGCGGCGCTGCCCACCTCCAAGGAGGAGGAGAAGCAGCGCCCGCGGCCAAAGCCCGGTTTCGGCGAGACGTGGCTGCTCGTGGGGACCGATCGCCGGGCCGACGACGCCACCACGGGAGACGGCGCCAAGGTGGCGCTCTGGCAGCCCGGCTCGCAGCGCACCGACACGATCATGCTGGCCCACCTCTCCGAAGACCGCCGGCACGCCGCGATCGTGTCGATCCCCCGGGACTCCTGGGTGAGCATCCCCGGCCGCGGCCGAGCGAAGATCAACGCGGCGTTCTCCTGGGGCGGGCCGGCCCTGCTGATCAAGAGCATCGAGTCGCTGACCGGCATCCGCATCGACCACTACGCGGCCATCGACTTCAAGGGCTTCGCCACGGCCGTCGACGCGGTGGACGGGGTGGACGTCGAGGTGGCCAAGACCGTACGCGACACCAGCAGCGGCGTCACCTGGACGGCGGGCCGCCACCATCTCAACGGCGAGCAGGCCCTGCAGTTCGTCCGGCAGCGCTACAACCTGCCCGGCGGGGACTTCGACCGGATCAAGCGCCAGCAGGCGCTGCTGAAGGGCCTTTCCGACCGGGTGCTGAGCGCCGGCACCCTGGCCAACCCCGTCAAGGTCGACGGGTTGCTGCGCGCGATCACCAAGTCGGTCACCGTCGACGACGGCGTGACCCTGGATCTGCTCCGGAGCCGCCTCGTCGACCTGGCGGGGCTGGAGGCGTCCGGTTTCCTCACGATGCCCACCCGGGGGACCGGCACGGAGGGGCAGCAGAGCGTCGTCTACCTGGACGATCGCAAGACCCGCGCGCTGTGCGAAGCGATCAAGAACGACCGCGTCCGCGAATACGTCAAGCGGACCGGGCAGGCGAATGCGGTGGACACGGTCCGGTAG